In Streptomyces sp. NBC_00433, a single genomic region encodes these proteins:
- a CDS encoding MFS transporter — protein MTQTSQVPAPATGGVPAAPTGRRPRLHRAWVVAAVTFVTLIGSAAFASLPGLLIDPLHSEFGWSRGMIGLAVSINLALYGITAPFAAALMDRFGIRRVVVCALLTIALGAGLTVSMTQVWQLILCWGVLVGLGSGSMALAFAATVTNRWFVARRGLVTGILTAAGAAGQLVFLPLLSWITENHGWRPAAAIVAAAAVAVVPFVWFLLRDHPADVGLAPYGAPQFVPKPPPAGGTATRALRALRDASRTGTFWLLAGSFAICGASTNGLVKTHFVPAAHDHGMPVTAAASLLAVIGVFDIAGTVASGWFTDRMSPRRLLAVYYGLRGISLMFLPMLLADSVHPPMVLFIVFYGLDWVATVPPTIALCREHYGENSAIVFGWVLAAHQIGAALVAFLGGVARDAFGSYDVVWYTSGALCAVAALMSLVIRRRPAVAPAAMPVVV, from the coding sequence GTGACGCAGACATCTCAAGTTCCCGCGCCCGCCACCGGCGGTGTCCCCGCCGCCCCCACCGGCCGCCGACCGCGCCTGCACCGCGCCTGGGTCGTCGCCGCCGTCACCTTCGTGACGCTCATCGGTTCTGCCGCATTCGCCTCCCTCCCGGGTCTGCTGATCGACCCGCTGCACTCCGAATTCGGTTGGTCGCGGGGCATGATCGGCCTGGCAGTGTCGATCAACCTCGCGCTGTACGGGATCACCGCTCCTTTCGCCGCCGCGCTGATGGACCGGTTCGGCATCCGACGGGTCGTCGTCTGCGCCCTGCTGACGATCGCGCTGGGCGCGGGGCTGACCGTCTCCATGACGCAGGTCTGGCAACTCATCCTGTGCTGGGGCGTCCTGGTCGGCCTCGGCAGCGGGTCCATGGCCCTCGCCTTCGCCGCCACCGTCACCAACCGGTGGTTCGTCGCCCGCCGCGGCCTGGTCACCGGCATCCTCACCGCGGCAGGCGCGGCGGGGCAGCTGGTCTTCCTGCCGCTGCTGTCCTGGATCACCGAGAACCACGGCTGGCGGCCGGCCGCCGCGATCGTGGCAGCCGCCGCGGTCGCCGTCGTCCCCTTCGTCTGGTTCCTGCTGCGCGACCACCCCGCCGACGTCGGCCTGGCCCCTTACGGCGCCCCGCAGTTCGTTCCCAAGCCGCCGCCCGCCGGCGGTACGGCGACCCGTGCGCTGCGGGCGCTGCGCGACGCCTCGCGCACGGGCACCTTCTGGCTGCTCGCGGGCTCGTTCGCGATCTGCGGGGCCTCCACCAACGGCCTGGTCAAGACGCACTTCGTGCCCGCCGCCCACGACCACGGCATGCCCGTGACGGCCGCCGCCTCCCTGCTCGCCGTCATCGGCGTCTTCGACATCGCGGGCACGGTGGCCTCCGGATGGTTCACCGACCGCATGTCGCCGCGACGGCTGCTGGCCGTCTACTACGGCCTGCGCGGAATCTCGCTCATGTTCCTCCCCATGCTGCTCGCCGACAGCGTCCACCCGCCGATGGTGCTGTTCATCGTCTTCTACGGCCTCGACTGGGTCGCCACGGTGCCGCCGACGATCGCCCTGTGCCGCGAGCACTACGGCGAGAACAGCGCGATCGTCTTCGGATGGGTGCTGGCAGCCCACCAGATCGGTGCCGCGCTCGTCGCCTTCCTCGGCGGTGTGGCCCGTGATGCGTTCGGTTCGTACGACGTCGTCTGGTACACCTCCGGTGCGTTGTGCGCGGTGGCCGCGCTGATGTCCCTGGTGATCCGCCGGCGGCCGGCCGTCGCGCCTGCCGCGATGCCGGTCGTCGTGTGA
- a CDS encoding STAS domain-containing protein yields the protein MTRAEQDGWAVVTVAGEMDLISSPAVRQKVHDAVAEGRRSVVLDLADVRFCDSSGVGVLIGARRLMRSCAGRLRIVLPEEGAAAGDGAHVNRVLAALGVRRLFEVFPDLAAATDDAAQPLSA from the coding sequence GTGACCCGGGCCGAGCAAGACGGCTGGGCGGTGGTGACGGTCGCGGGCGAGATGGACCTCATCTCGTCGCCCGCGGTGAGGCAGAAGGTCCATGACGCGGTCGCCGAGGGGCGCCGCAGCGTGGTGCTCGACCTGGCCGATGTGCGCTTCTGCGACTCCAGCGGGGTGGGTGTGCTGATCGGCGCCCGCCGGCTGATGCGGTCCTGCGCCGGACGGCTGCGGATCGTGCTGCCCGAGGAGGGCGCGGCCGCCGGCGACGGCGCGCACGTCAACCGGGTGCTCGCCGCGCTCGGGGTGCGCCGGCTGTTCGAGGTCTTCCCCGACCTGGCCGCGGCCACCGACGACGCCGCCCAGCCGTTGAGCGCCTGA
- a CDS encoding helix-turn-helix domain-containing protein — MAVPSPLPPPAPADPPPVQPLRADRLPAAASGAGASAEVFRHPERHRVAVFAMDGVIPFELGIPLRIFGSAKATEGGAPLYEIVTCSVEPGEVRTDADFSIVVRHGVEALAQADTVVVPASHELGTVFTEGVLTEPLRRVFAAIRPGTRVVSICTGSYLLAAAGLLDGRPATTHWTSADHFQRLFPRVRVDPDVLYVDDGDVLTSAGVAAGIDLCLHIVRRDCGTAVANSVSRRTVVPPHREGGQAQYIHRPLPEPQLASTERARSWALDRLDQPLTLRQLAERESMSVRTFTRRFREEVGMSAGRWLTQQRVELARQLLESTDLSVDLIARRAGFGTGASMRQHLQVTLGVSPTAYRRTFQPSGRG; from the coding sequence ATGGCCGTCCCGTCCCCGCTGCCGCCGCCCGCCCCCGCAGACCCGCCGCCTGTACAGCCGCTGCGCGCGGACCGGCTGCCCGCGGCCGCATCCGGCGCCGGAGCCTCCGCCGAGGTCTTCCGGCACCCGGAACGGCACCGTGTCGCGGTGTTCGCGATGGACGGGGTCATCCCGTTCGAACTGGGCATCCCGCTGCGCATCTTCGGTTCCGCCAAGGCCACCGAGGGCGGTGCGCCGCTGTACGAGATCGTGACGTGCAGCGTCGAGCCCGGCGAGGTGCGGACCGACGCCGACTTCTCGATCGTGGTGCGGCACGGGGTGGAGGCGCTGGCCCAGGCCGACACCGTGGTCGTGCCCGCGTCCCACGAGCTGGGGACGGTCTTCACCGAAGGGGTGCTCACCGAGCCGCTGCGGCGCGTCTTCGCGGCGATCAGGCCAGGCACACGGGTGGTGTCGATCTGCACCGGTTCGTATCTGCTGGCCGCCGCCGGCCTGCTGGACGGCCGGCCGGCGACCACGCACTGGACCAGCGCCGACCACTTCCAGCGGCTCTTCCCACGGGTCAGGGTCGACCCCGACGTGCTCTACGTGGACGACGGGGACGTGCTGACCTCGGCTGGGGTGGCCGCGGGTATCGACCTGTGCCTGCACATCGTGCGCAGGGACTGCGGGACGGCGGTCGCGAACTCGGTGTCCCGCCGCACCGTGGTGCCGCCGCACCGCGAGGGCGGGCAGGCGCAGTACATCCACCGGCCGCTGCCGGAGCCGCAGCTGGCCAGTACCGAGCGGGCCAGGTCGTGGGCGCTCGACCGGCTGGACCAGCCGCTGACGCTGCGGCAGTTGGCCGAGCGGGAGTCGATGAGCGTACGCACCTTCACCCGGCGCTTCCGGGAGGAGGTGGGGATGAGCGCGGGCCGCTGGCTGACGCAGCAGCGGGTCGAACTGGCCAGGCAGTTGCTGGAGTCGACCGACCTGAGCGTGGACCTGATCGCCAGGAGGGCCGGTTTCGGCACCGGTGCCTCCATGCGGCAGCATCTCCAGGTGACGCTCGGGGTGTCACCGACCGCCTACCGCCGGACCTTCCAGCCGTCCGGGCGCGGCTGA
- a CDS encoding ATP-binding protein, whose amino-acid sequence MQMLQVQLEVGVDPAEVGRARRWARSRLVGSGIGADEPVAETLILLISELVTNAVVHTGCPAVLRMLFPAAPAAPVRVEVADTSVTPPAPRHAQRDETGGRGLELVDGLADRWGWQPEGAGKQIWCEVDRAAALR is encoded by the coding sequence GTGCAGATGCTGCAGGTGCAACTGGAGGTCGGCGTGGACCCCGCGGAGGTGGGGCGGGCGCGCCGCTGGGCGAGGTCCCGGCTGGTCGGATCCGGAATAGGTGCCGATGAGCCGGTCGCCGAGACTCTGATCCTGCTCATCTCGGAACTGGTCACCAACGCGGTGGTGCACACCGGCTGCCCCGCGGTGCTGCGGATGCTCTTCCCCGCCGCCCCCGCCGCACCGGTACGCGTCGAGGTCGCCGACACCAGCGTGACCCCGCCGGCCCCGCGGCATGCCCAGCGCGACGAGACCGGCGGTCGCGGGCTCGAACTCGTCGACGGCCTCGCCGACCGCTGGGGCTGGCAGCCCGAGGGTGCGGGCAAGCAGATCTGGTGCGAGGTCGACCGCGCCGCCGCCCTGCGCTGA
- a CDS encoding MDMPI N domain containing protein, with product MSGPAHRNGDGPPGEGDGTPRVPNQRDQSGSPLPVPEPGASGVPLPAVPTPVPEAPQPRLPLYDHATLKALLGAWALAVCSRDESLAVEVHLTDCAACADEALRLRDAVGLLHREESLDLDPLLRARVLEGCLGRRPPRIPVPDWAGPYDAEAARLDALLRDLGESYWQEQVELRWYDGAPVSRKVTIGQVIAHLTTVDGLVAVALDLPDAEGGAGLDLPLDPVRRTEALWAARRDGAGKDGDPGSGSAIGAEFRDVWRGQSHNLLRTVSFAGGGAAGVGVDYGSFRLPLQDAFVDRAFECWIHAWDIAEAVAYPYGPPAPRNLNRMIDLAARMLPAAIADRRRGGLADSAGRLADAGAPGRSLLLEIEGAGGGKWYLPLDSPGAVASKEHAVAHVALDGVEFCQLAAGHLEPERIAFGQQGDRDVIRDVLYATASLSRL from the coding sequence GTGAGCGGCCCCGCCCACCGCAACGGTGACGGCCCGCCGGGTGAGGGTGACGGCACTCCCCGGGTGCCGAACCAGCGCGACCAGTCCGGCAGTCCGCTCCCGGTCCCCGAGCCCGGCGCGTCGGGCGTACCGCTGCCCGCTGTGCCCACCCCGGTGCCGGAAGCGCCGCAGCCCCGGCTGCCGCTGTACGACCACGCCACATTGAAGGCGCTGCTCGGCGCCTGGGCGCTTGCGGTGTGCTCGCGCGACGAGTCGCTGGCCGTCGAGGTGCACCTCACCGACTGCGCCGCGTGCGCCGACGAGGCGCTGCGGCTGCGCGACGCGGTGGGCCTGCTGCACCGCGAGGAGAGCCTCGACCTCGACCCGCTGCTGCGGGCCCGGGTGCTCGAAGGGTGCCTGGGCCGCCGCCCGCCCCGTATCCCGGTGCCGGACTGGGCGGGGCCTTACGACGCGGAGGCCGCCCGGCTGGACGCGCTGCTGCGCGACCTCGGCGAGAGCTACTGGCAGGAGCAGGTCGAACTGCGGTGGTACGACGGCGCCCCGGTGAGCAGGAAGGTCACCATCGGCCAGGTCATCGCCCATCTCACCACGGTGGACGGCCTGGTCGCGGTCGCCCTCGACCTGCCGGACGCGGAGGGCGGGGCGGGGCTGGACCTGCCGCTCGACCCGGTGCGGCGCACCGAGGCGCTGTGGGCGGCGCGGCGTGACGGCGCAGGCAAGGACGGGGACCCGGGCTCAGGCTCGGCAATTGGCGCGGAATTCCGCGACGTGTGGCGCGGGCAGAGCCACAACCTGCTGCGTACGGTGTCCTTCGCGGGTGGCGGTGCCGCCGGAGTCGGCGTCGACTACGGGTCGTTCAGGCTGCCGCTGCAGGACGCCTTCGTGGACCGCGCTTTCGAGTGCTGGATCCACGCGTGGGACATTGCCGAGGCCGTGGCATATCCCTACGGGCCGCCCGCGCCGCGCAATCTGAACCGGATGATCGACCTGGCGGCCAGGATGCTGCCCGCCGCGATCGCCGACCGGCGCAGGGGCGGGCTCGCCGACTCCGCCGGGCGGCTCGCGGACGCGGGGGCGCCGGGGCGTTCGCTGCTGCTGGAGATCGAGGGCGCGGGCGGCGGCAAGTGGTATCTGCCGCTCGACTCGCCGGGCGCGGTCGCCTCGAAGGAGCACGCGGTGGCCCATGTGGCGCTGGACGGCGTGGAATTCTGCCAGCTGGCCGCGGGCCATCTGGAGCCGGAGCGGATCGCCTTCGGCCAGCAGGGCGACCGTGACGTGATCAGGGACGTGCTCTACGCCACGGCGTCGCTGTCCCGCCTCTGA
- a CDS encoding RNA polymerase subunit sigma-70, which yields MATPALPRWDRKMQQRLARGEEAALGELYDRYASLVHNLAHRVLDDDGAADLITREVFGYIWENPDDYDPKHGSLRSWIAALTQSQAVHRLRQYESRGRSTPGEVEARVREANTAARADFIVTSMPAPLRDALELAYRRRLDYRDAAAGLGVSADESRRRLRLGLQLLSTAMDPADRQEVRPLERGDAPDPFDARGQGRRGRP from the coding sequence ATGGCGACACCCGCACTGCCGCGCTGGGACCGCAAGATGCAGCAGCGGCTCGCGCGCGGCGAGGAGGCCGCCCTCGGCGAACTCTACGACCGCTACGCCTCGCTCGTGCACAACCTGGCCCACCGGGTCCTCGACGACGACGGGGCGGCCGACCTGATCACCCGCGAGGTCTTCGGCTACATCTGGGAGAATCCGGACGACTACGACCCCAAGCACGGCTCGCTGCGGTCCTGGATCGCCGCGCTCACCCAGAGCCAGGCGGTGCACCGGCTGCGGCAGTACGAGAGCCGTGGGCGCTCCACGCCCGGCGAGGTCGAGGCCAGGGTCCGCGAGGCCAACACCGCGGCCCGCGCCGACTTCATCGTCACGTCGATGCCCGCGCCGCTGCGCGACGCGCTCGAACTGGCCTACCGCAGACGCCTGGACTACCGCGACGCGGCCGCCGGCCTCGGGGTGAGCGCCGACGAGTCGCGCCGCCGGCTGCGGCTCGGCCTGCAACTGCTGTCCACGGCGATGGACCCGGCCGACCGCCAGGAAGTCCGCCCGCTGGAGCGGGGCGACGCGCCCGACCCGTTCGACGCCCGCGGCCAGGGCCGCCGGGGCCGGCCGTGA